The Fibrobacter sp. genome contains the following window.
CCTCAACGAAGAGCTGATCGAACTCCTCGGCAGTAGGCAAATGCCATCCGGCGGGGCAAACATCCTTCGCCACATCCCAAGTATAAAAACGACCGTACTTGCGACAGTCGTAATTGAAACGTGTATAGCAGAAACTTTCTTCCGCGGCAAAGCTCAGATTCTCTGCCATCCAAATCTGGGAACCAATTTTTACTGTCTTGTATTCCTGACCATCACGAGCATCCTTCAACACAGAGCCTTCAACCGAAGCATTGGCCAATTCCTCCGCAAAGGTCAAAGTTCCCCAAAACAGGATTAATCCACAAATCAAAAATGCAAGGCAGGAAAACCGTCCCTTCATAAAAAATCCATCAAAAAGATTTTCCCGTAAATCTAACTACATTACGGAAGAAACTCCCATGATGTTGAAGTTGCCGATGGATCCGCTTGTAGCCTGGATCTTGAACTTCAAGCTAGCAATCTTTGCTGCGGCTGCTTCACCGGTTATCTTGACAGAACCCCAGCCGGCCTGCTTAAACTGATTCCAAGCAAAGCATTTTGTAGAACCAGTCGGCGCCTTTGCCAAGGTTACGAACGGGTTGTCATACTCGATTTCTACATCGCCCACATCACCTAGGCCAATTTCAAGAGTCATCGGGGAATCAACTGCATAAGAAACGCAGATTCCGCCCCACTTGGATGCATCCACTGCAACAGCCACTCCAGTCAGATCCTCGCCACCGACATTGAAACCAAGCCCGACATAAGGATTATACGAAAGGGTTCCCTTGCTTAGAGCATATCCACCACATACTCCCTTACAATAGTCCATGATCGGATCGAAAGAATCGTAATCATGTTCAACCTGCGGCCACACAATCTGAGACTTTCCGCCATCGACTTCATCATCATACGTGAACCAATAACCAGAGGTTTCCGAACCATTATCAAGGCCGGTATTTACGCTGTATTCGTCAGAATCACCACACCATTTCATCAAGGAACCTGTTAAGGAAGCGTCGCAACCACTGCCGATTACGGGACTCGGCGTAAAGGAGACTGAGCTGGAACTTGCAACAGAAGAACTGGAGGCAGCAGGAACAACGACGCCAGAGTACTCATTGGAGGTAACTGACATAATGTTGAACTTGCCAGTGGTTCCCGATTTTCCCTGGAACTTGAACTTCAAGGCAACAAGTTTATCGGCGACATCGGCACCGGATGCGGCACTGGGGAGCCCCCATCCGCCTGCCTTAAACTGTTTCCATTCAAAGCACTTTAGCGAACCCGTTGCAGACTTTGGAAGCGTAACGAAAGGATTGTCAAAGCCAATTTCAGCATCCATAGCATCGCCAAGACCCATTTCAAGAGATACTGCAATATCGGATGAGTAACCGACGCAAACACCATTCCACTTGGAAGCGTCAACAGCGGCAGGAGTACCAGACTCATCGTCGCCACCAACATTGAAACCCACA
Protein-coding sequences here:
- a CDS encoding fibrobacter succinogenes major paralogous domain-containing protein yields the protein MKGRFSCLAFLICGLILFWGTLTFAEELANASVEGSVLKDARDGQEYKTVKIGSQIWMAENLSFAAEESFCYTRFNYDCRKYGRFYTWDVAKDVCPAGWHLPTAEEFDQLFVEVGGRDSAAVKLKSAEGWSHYGNGSDEYGFNGTPSGFRDYRGRFDRQTMYAYLWSATE